A single window of Danio rerio strain Tuebingen ecotype United States chromosome 15, GRCz12tu, whole genome shotgun sequence DNA harbors:
- the fzd4 gene encoding frizzled-4 precursor encodes MARFEFGFALLVLVFGLAHPFGDEEEMTCDPIRISMCQDLGYNVTKMPNLVGNVLQSDAELQLTTFTPLIQYGCSSQLKFFLCSVYVPMCTEKVPIPIGPCGSMCMSVKRKCLPVLQEFGFVWPELLNCSLFPPTNDQNHMCMEGPGDEDPPFHAVRPVAPQEEECIALGAGVEQYAWVKRSGSCSLQCGYDTGLYRRQAKVFTDVWMAVWAVLCFISTTFTVLTFLVDSSRFSYPERPIIFLSMCCNIYSVAFIVRLTVGRERISCDLEEAAVPVLVQEGLKNTGCAIVFLLTYFFGMASSIWWVILTLTWFLAAGLKWGHEAIEMHSSYFHIAAWAIPAVKTIVILIMRLVDADDLAGMCYVGNQNLDALTGFVVAPLFTYLVIGTLFIAAGLVALFKIRSNLQKDGTKTDKLERLMVKIGVFSVLYTVPATCVIACYFYEISNWADFRQTARDSYMAAEMLRIFMSLLVGITSGMWVWSAKTLHTWQRCSHRLVHTGRNNRVKRTANGWVKPGKGNETVV; translated from the exons ATGGCTCGGTTTGAGTTCGGGTTTGCGCTACTGGTGCTCGTGTTCGGGCTCGCGCACCCGTTCGGGGACGAGGAGGAGATGACCTGCGACCCGATCCGCATCTCCATGTGTCAGGATTTAGGCTACAATGTGACCAAGATGCCGAATCTGGTGGGAAACGTGCTACAATCCGACGCCGAGCTGCAACTGACCACATTTACACCCCTCATACAGTACGGCTGCTCGAGCCAGCTGAAG TTCTTCTTATGCTCCGTCTATGTTCCCATGTGCACGGAGAAGGTGCCCATCCCGATCGGGCCGTGCGGCAGCATGTGCATGTCCGTCAAACGGAAGTGTCTCCCAGTTCTCCAGGAGTTTGGCTTCGTGTGGCCGGAGCTCCTAAACTGCAGCCTTTTCCCGCCTACCAACGACCAGAATCACATGTGCATGGAGGGTCCCGGAGACGAGGATCCGCCATTTCACGCTGTCCGTCCTGTGGCGCCGCAGGAGGAGGAGTGCATTGCTTTGGGTGCCGGCGTGGAGCAGTATGCATGGGTGAAGCGCAGTGGGAGCTGCTCGCTGCAGTGTGGATATGACACGGGATTGTATCGCAGACAAGCTAAAGTCTTCACGGATGTGTGGATGGCGGTTTGGGCGGTCCTCTGCTTTATTTCTACCACGTTCACCGTGCTTACATTCCTAGTCGACTCCTCTCGGTTTTCCTATCCAGAAAGACCGATCATTTTCCTCAGCATGTGCTGCAATATTTATAGTGTGGCGTTCATCGTGCGGTTAACAGTCGGTCGCGAACGCATTTCTTGCGATCTGGAGGAAGCAGCAGTACCAGTGCTAGTGCAGGAGGGGCTTAAGAACACAGGTTGTGCCATCGTTTTCCTCCTTACGTATTTCTTCGGCATGGCCAGCTCCATCTGGTGGGTGATCTTAACGCTCACGTGGTTTTTGGCGGCGGGCTTGAAATGGGGTCACGAGGCCATCGAAATGCACAGCTCATACTTCCACATAGCAGCATGGGCGATTCCTGCCGTCAAGACTATCGTCATACTCATCATGCGATTAGTGGACGCTGACGACCTCGCAGGGATGTGTTATGTGGGAAACCAGAATCTTGATGCGCTCACTGGATTCGTTGTCGCACCGCTTTTTACATATCTGGTCATCGGAACGCTGTTTATTGCTGCCGGCTTGGTGGCGCTGTTTAAGATTCGCTCCAATTTACAAAAAGACGGAACGAAGACGGATAAACTAGAAAGACTGATGGTGAAAATTGGTGTTTTTTCTGTGCTATACACGGTGCCGGCTACTTGCGTCATTGCGTGCTACTTTTATGAAATCTCCAACTGGGCTGACTTTCGTCAGACAGCACGGGATTCGTACATGGCGGCGGAGATGCTGCGGATTTTTATGTCTTTGCTTGTTGGAATCACGTCAGGAATGTGGGTCTGGTCTGCAAAGACACTTCACACATGGCAGAGATGTTCCCACCGGCTTGTGCACACCGGCCGAAATAATCGCGTCAAACGGACTGCCAATGGCTGGGTCAAACCGGGCAAAGGAAACGAGACGGTTGTGTGA